The DNA region CGGGCTGCAGGGCGGGACCTTCTCCGCCAGCCAGCCAGTCCGTCATCGCCCGGACCGAGCCGTCGCTCTCCTCGTAGACCACGCGCACCCGGCGGCGTCCGCCCGCGGCGGCGCGGCCCGACTCGTCCATCGCCCGGTCCTGTGATCCGTAGCTCAAGATCGACGAAGTCGTGCCCCGGCTTCGGAATGCCGACCGGGTGACGTCGTGCCACGCTGAGATCGGGGATCGAGCCAGTCCGGGTGCTCGGAGCCGGCCCGGATGGCTCTGCGACCCGAGGAGGCCGGCATGGCCAGTCACGCCACCCAGCCCAAATCGGCCGACGCGGCCGATCCACGCCCCTGGCACGGGCCCACATCCGGTATCACCGTCTTCGCGGCAGTGCTGATGATGTTCGGCGGAGCGATGGCGATCTTCGAGGGGATCGCGGCCGTCGCCGAGGACGACCTGTTCATCTCGACACGCAACTACGTGTTCGAGTTCAGCCTGGCGGGCTGGGGCTGGGTCCACCTCATTCTGGGAATCGTCCTCGTCTTTGC from Streptomyces sp. NBC_00258 includes:
- a CDS encoding DUF7144 family membrane protein; its protein translation is MASHATQPKSADAADPRPWHGPTSGITVFAAVLMMFGGAMAIFEGIAAVAEDDLFISTRNYVFEFSLAGWGWVHLILGIVLVFAGSAVLTGALWARFFGVLVAGLGALANFLWVPYYPLWALALVAVNIFVVWALCTGMHKEADDGRVT